Sequence from the Fulvivirga ligni genome:
TGGTATGAGCCGCTACGTTAGCACCTCTTAAGCCTACTTCCTCTTGCACAGTGAATACACCATAAACATCATAAGGACAATCTTTCAACTTCTTTAATGTTTCTATAAGGATGTAAACAGACACTCGGTTATCTAGTGACTTACAGTTTACACAGTTGCCCATTTCAATAAGACCACGCTCACGAGTAATAGGATTACCTACAGAAACCACTTTTTGAACCTCCTCTTTTCCCATACCCAGATCTATATAAAAATCTTTGATCTTCGGCATTTTGGTTCTTTCCTCAGGCTCCATTACGTGTATAGGCTTGGTACCCATTACACCTATTACATCTTCTTTACCATGGATGATCACTCTTTGCGCGGTAAGTGTTTTCGGGTCGAACCCACCTAGAGTGGTAAACCTTACAAAGCCTTCATCATCGATGTGAGTCACAATAAAGCCAATCTCATCCATGTGAGCCGCTACCATGGCCTTCTTATCAGAAGAGGTACCTTTCTTCAGAGCAATCACATTACCCAGGTTGTCTACCTCTACTGAATCTACCAAAGGTGTTACCTGCTCTATTACCAGGTTTCTAATTCTGCTCTCATAGCCAGGAGCTCCGGGAGCTTCGCATATTTTTTTAAGTAGTTCTACATCTACAGACATTGTGTTATATTTTTAATGATCATAAAATCGTTTTCCTGGTCAATATTAACCATTTAAGAATACATTCTGTTTACGCCAATTTGATATTTAGTACATGAGCGACAAAATCATTTACGGAATGCAAAATCTCTAATTTCCAAAAAATTCATTCAGAAAAGTTGCAGTTCTGTGAAGAAGCTGTTTATCTTTACGGTATCAATTACTTCAAGATAGTAGTTGATTTATAAAGAAGAGGTGAGAGACAGGCTCAAAGACCCTCTGGCAACCATCAATCAAAAAATGATACAGGTGCCAAATCCTGATCCTAAGTTTTGCAAATGCAAAAAGGGAGAATATAAATTGACTGATCAATGAAAAGTACCAAGAACACATTCGAACTCAAAAGTATAGCCAAAGATCTGGCTTCTAACTTCATTACTATTGCCCACAGTTTCTTTAACATCAACTGCTGTTGTTGTTGCTGTTGCGGCTAAGAAGTTAATATCACTTTTATTTTCTTAGCATTACCCTCTAAGGCAACTAGCCTTCCTGAGCCTGTACGCTCTATCGGGTAAAATTCAACCTAATTTTTCTAACACTAAAAAGATTTTAACATGGCCATATATATAACAGACGAATGCATCAACTGCGGAGCTTGCGAGCCCGAATGCCCTAACACTGCTATCTATGAAGGTGGCGCTACCTGGGCGTGGTCTGATGGTACTGAACTCACTTCTGTAGAACTAGAAGATGGAACCGAAGTACCTGGCGACGAGCCGCAAGAACCCTTTTCAGAAGAGTTTTTCTACATTGTTTCAGGTAAATGCACAGAATGCGTTGGCTTTCACGAGGAGCCGCAGTGTGCTGCCGTCTGCCCGGTTGACTGCTGCGTACCTGACCCTGACTATGTAGAGGAGCAAGATGAGCTGGCACAGAAACAAGAATGGTTACACGCATCCTAATTTTTTAAACTGATATGTCTAAGTACAAACATTTCGAAACACAAGCAATAAGAAATCAGAGTGAGCAATCGCCTCATAATGAGCACTCTACTCCGATTTACATGACCTCAAGCTTCACTTTTAACAGTGCGGAGCACGCCAAAGCCCTGTTTGATGAAGAAGTAGAAGGTAATATCTATACTCGCTATTCTAACCCTAACAATAATGAGTTCATAGATAAACTCTGCATTCTGGAAGGCACTGAAGATGGTATTTCTACTGCTTCAGGTATGGCTGCTATGTTTTGCAGCATGGCTGCCCTGCTAGAAAGCGGAGATCATGTACTGGCTTCAAGATCAGTGTTTGGATCTACACATCAGATTTTCACTCAGATATTCCCTAAATGGGGTATCACGCACTCTTATGCTGACATCAATAACCCGGATGAATGGGAAGCTAAAATCAACAAAAACACTAAAATGATTTTTGCTGAAACACCTTCCAATCCGGCCTTAGATATAATAGACCTGGAGTGGTTAGGACAGCTGGCTAATAAGCATAACCTTATTTTAAATATTGATAACTGCTTTGCCACACCATACTTACAGCAACCTGCAAAGTTCGGTGCACACATTGTTACCCACTCTGCCACCAAGTTTATGGATGGACAGGGAAGAACAATAGGTGGCGCCATTTTAGGAGATGCTGAGATCATTGAGAAAATCAGATTCTTCGCTCGTCACAGCGGACCTTCTCTTTCACCATTTAACGGATGGATATTATCTAAAAGCCTGGAAACATTGGCAGTAAGAATGGACCGACATTGTGAAAATGCTCAGAAAATAGCTGAGTATTTGGAAGGACACAAAGAATTGGAATTAGTAAAATATCCTTTCTTGAAGTCTCACCCTAAATATGAATTAGCCAAAAAGCAAATGAAGCTTGGCGGTGGCATAGTCACTTTCGAAGTAAAAGGCGGAATAGACAGAGGTAGAAAGTTCTTAAACGGCCTGCAAATGCTATCGTTATCTGCAAATCTGGGAGATTCAAGAACCATTGCTACTCACCCGGCGTCTACCACACACTCTAAACTTACAGATGAGGAAAGAGCCAATGTGGGCATTACACCTGGCCTGGTACGTATAGCTGCTGGTCTTGAAAATGTGAATGACATTATTGAAGATATTGAAAATGCATTAACCGCTTCTAAATAGAAGAAAACCTAAAGAACCTAACCTAAGAAATTCAAAACACAAAAAGTAAAGTAACATGAGCGTAACATTAAACGAAAATATATCTCAACTGGCTCAAAAAGACATTCGTGAACTAGAAACTAAGATCGAAGCCTTTAAGACCGGCCAGATTGACGAGGAAAGATTCAAGGCTTTTAGATTAGCCCGAGGAGTATATGGCCAGAGACAGCTTGGAGTGCAGATGTTTCGTATCAAGCTACCTTACGGAAAACTTACTGGTGAGCAGCTAGTACGTATTGCTGATCTTTCTGAGCAGTACACTAACGGTAACCTTCACGCTACCACCAGACAAAACATACAGCTACACTATGTGCACCTGGACGATACCCCTGAGATGTGGGCTAAACTGGAAGAAACTGGCGTTACTACCAAAGAAGCTTGTGGTAACACAGTAAGAACTGTAACTGCTTCTGATATAGCAGGTATAGATCCTAATGAGCCATTTGATGTGTCTCCATATGCTGAAGCTGTTACCCAATACTTCCTTAGAAATCCTATTAATCAGGAAATGGGAAGAAAAATTAAAATGGCCTTTTCTTCTAGCGAGAAAGATTCAGCCTTCACATATATCCATGATTTTGGTTTTATTCCTAAAATAGAAAATGGGCAGAGAGGATTTAAAGTAGTGATTGGTGGTGGCTTAGGAGCACAGCCTTTCATAGCTGAAACTGCCTATGAATTCTTACCAGAAGATAAAATTATTCCTTTCATCGAAGCTGGCTTAAGAGTTTTCGATCGCTATGGCGAAAGAGAAAAGCGATTCAAAGCCAGAATGAAGTTCTTAATTGAAGAAAAGAGAGGATTAGGAGTAGCTAAGTTCATGGAATTGGTAAATGATGTACAAAAATCATTGGCCAATCATTCAGTGCCGGTAGAACTTGCAGAAGAATTACAAGCAGCACCTGCACCAAAAGATTTACCTGAATTTGCAGCGGCTGATGAAAGACTTTATCAAGAATGGTTAGACACTAACGTATTCGAGCAGAAGCAAAAAGGATTCTATGCCATAAAAATCAAGTTACCTTTAGGAAACATCTCTTCTGAAAAAGCCAGAAAACTGGTAGCACTTACAGAAGGTTATGTGGCTGACGATTACAGAATTTCTATCAGCCAAGGCATCATTCTTAAGTTTGCCAGACCAGAATCATTACCATATATCTACCACGTATTAAGCACTTTAGATCTTGCTCAGCCAGGTAGCGATACCATTATTGATATCACAGCCTGCCCTGGTACTGATACCTGTAACCTTGGTGTGACCAACAGTACAGCTATTTCAGAAATATTAGAAGACATGATCTATAAGGAGTTTAACCACCTGGTAAAAGACTCTGACATCCATATTAAAATAAGTGGTTGTATGAACTCATGCGGGCAACATATGATTGCCAACATTGGCTTCCATGGCAGCTCTATTAAAAATGGTAATCTGGTTATTCCTGCTTTACAGACTGTAATCGGTGGTGGTGTAGATGCATCTGGAAAAGGTTTTGTAGCTGATAAAGTAATCAAGCTACCTACTAAAAGAATTCCTGATGCCATGAGAACCCTACTTACCGACTATGAAGATAATGGTAAGGATACAGAGTACTACAACGACTATTACATCAGACAAGGAAAGAAATATTTCTATGATCTGTTAAAGCCTTTTGCCAACCTTGAGACCATCACTGAAGATGATTATAAGGATTGGGGTGAAACGGAAACTTTCGTTCCTGAAATAGGTACAGGAGAATGTGCCGGAGTAACTTATGACATGGTGGGCACAATCATCAATGATGCAAAAGAAAAGCTTGCCTTAGGCAAAGAGGCTTTTGAAGCAGGCTATTTTGCTGATTCAATTTACCACAGCTACAGCACACAGGTAATCGGTGCTAAAGCTCTTCTTTTAAGCAAAGACGTTAAGTGTAATACGCACATTGGCATTATAAAAGATTTTGATACTTACTTCTATGAAAATGGTGAGGTAAAGCTCAACAGCACTTTTGAAGCTCAGGTTTTAAAAATAAACAATAATGAGCCTACCAAAGAATTTGCTAAGTCATACTTAGCGGAGGCTGATGAGTTCTTTCAGCAGGTTCTGGATATCAGAAAGCAGCAAATAGAAGCCGGTAATTTAGATAAAGAAGTACTTAACCCATACAGAGCATGAGAAACCAGGGAAAACTAACATTGGTAGGTGCCGGACCGGGAGATCCTGATCTTATCACCATAAAAGGCGCTAAAGCTATAGCTTCTGCAGATGTTATTCTTTATGATGCTTTGGTAAATAAAGAATTGCTACAGTATGCGGTAAAAAGTTGTGAGAAAATTCATGTGGGCAAAAGAGCTGGTAAGCACAGCTCTACTCAGGATGAAATCAATCAATTGATCGTAGAACATGCCCTTCAAGGAAAGCATGTGGTTCGCCTTAAAGGTGGTGATCCATTTATATTCGCCAGAGGTAAAGAAGAACTGGACTTTGCAGAAAGTTTTGGTATAAAAACCGATGTAGTGATAGGTATTTCCAGCATTAACCTACCTGGTTATTATGGTATACCGCTGACTACCAGAGGCGTAAATGAGAGCTTCTGGGTAGTTACAGCTACCACCCGAAATGGGGAGCTTTCTAAAGATGCTCACCTGGCGGCACAATCTAGCGCCACAGTGGTATTCTTTATGGGATTAAGAAAACTTAAAGAAATAGTGGCTTTATATAGTGCTTTTGGCAAAGAGCACTTACCAGTAGCCATTATCTCACAGGGCTCATTACCTGAGGGCCATGTAGTGGAAGGCACCATAGAAACAATAGTGAGTAAAAGTGAGAATATCCCTGCTCCTGCGCTAATAGTAGTAGGCGAATCTGTAGGTGAATATCTCAATACTTATCAGCCGGTTCACATTCAAAACAGAGCGTAATATGAGCACCAATACACTATTCCCCATATTTCTAAAAATAGACCAAATACATACGCTTTTAGTAGGTGGTGGTGCTGTTGGCCTGGAAAAGTTAGGTGCACTATTAAAGAATAACCCAGACGCGTGGGTAAAGCTGGTAGCTACAGAGATTAATGAAGAAATAAAAGAGATAGCTAAGTCTAAACCGAATATTGAACTCATTGAAAGGCCATTTCAGCCTGAAGATTTAGATGGCGATATTCAGCTTTTAATATTAGCTACAGATATAAGAGAGATAAATGCAGAAATCTACAAAATGGCTAAGATCAAAGGCATTTTAACTAATGTGGCTGATACGCCTGATCTATGCGATTTCTATTTAGGTTCTACAGTAACCAAAGGTGATTTAAAAGTGGGCATTTCTACAAATGGAAAGTCTCCCACGTTCGCCAAAAGATTCAGAGAAGTACTTGAAGATATACTTCCTGATGAAACCAATAGTTTGATTCAAAACCTGCACGAAATCAGAAATAAGCTGAGTGTTGGGTTTTCAGAAAAAGTAAAAATATTAAATGAGCGCACAAAAGAACTGGTATCCTCAAAAGGATCTGACAAATAGTTTGACTGATTCTGATCTTACTTACGCTAAACTTTCTCCACTGGAAAGAATGGAGAAGTTCTTTAAAGACTACGATCCCGAGGAAATACTTATCACCTCATCGTTCGGTAGCTCTTCGGCTATTCTGCTTCACCTTATTCATAAGGTGAGACCAGAGCAGCCTATACATTTTATAGACACGTCCTATCATTTTAAGGAAACGGTAGACTATAAAAACCAATTGCAGGAGTTATTAAACCTCAACATCATTGAAGTATCCGCTCAGGAAAACAAAAACCAGTTCACAAAAGAGAATCAAACTTATCTTCAAAATCAAGACCTGTGCTGCTTCATTAATAAAGTAGAACCTCTTAACAGAATAAAAGCGCAACATTCTTTCTGGGTTTCTGGTCTTATGGCTCACCAAAATGCTAACCGGCAATCTTTAAATATCTTCGAGCAAAAGCAGGACATCATTAAGTTTTATCCTATGCTTGATATGACGGCAGAAGATGTAGATCTTTACAAGCTTATTTACGAACTACCTTCTCACCCTTTAGTAGAGAAAGGTTATGATTCTGTCGGCTGCAGCCACTGTACTAAAAAAGGCAAAGGCAGAGATGGCAGATGGGCTAATCTCAACAAAACAGAGTGCGGCCTGCACGTCTAAACTAAAGCAATTCCTTTCTGTTAAAAAAGTAGGTGAGTTCCACTGGCTGAAACACTATGCCCCGGACACAAATTATTCACCGACGGTAAAGATGTGCTATGAATTGGTAGAAGATTTGCTTTTATTTTTCACTGCACAACATCTACTTTTGAACTAAAACGCATCAGTACAGCTTCTTGTGCAAGAGCTACTGAAATAATACTACATTCATGAAAGGGAAGATTATCCTGGTTTTTGTTTTTGCCTTGATAGCATTAACACTGGTAGGCTTTGTGGGAAGGAACACCCTTACACAGTTAATCATTTCTATTAAAAAAGAATCGAGCCCCAATGTTAAGCTCGCCTATCTGGAAGATATTCTTTCTGACCTATCAAATGCAGAAAGTAGTGTAAGGACCTACACCATTACTCAAAACTCAGAAAACCTGATTCCTTTCTACGAATCAGCGGCCTCTTTTGATAATAATATGAAGAATCTTTACTCTGCCATTAAGAGTAAAGAACAAATGAAACTGGCCGATTCAATAGAGTCGCTTATCGGAGAAAAGTACCTGATAATGAAGCAGTTGATTGACATCAAAAAAGATCAGGATACTGATAAGGTTTTACAGCGGGTGTTGGCAAATATTGAATTACTTCGTGACAGAGATTCTGTACCGGAGATGATAAGCATAGACGATTATGACCTTAGCGATGTAGGCTACGATAGGATAAAAAAAGTAGATATACCTGAAACTCCTGAACCAGCTGAGAACAGATCATGGTTTCAAAGGCTATTTGGCAAAAACAGCCCAAATGATGAGAAAGAAGATGAAGACATTGAAACAACAATAGCGGCAAAGCCTAAAAATTCGCCTGATACAGTTTATAAAAAAGTAGAGGCACCCATAACTAAAAATACCGGAAAAGATATCAGTTCTAAAGACATCGGTAATCTGATTAGCCAGATTGGAAGAGAAGAAAATCAGAACCTGCAGGCCATCAAGGCTCAGGAACTAAAGCTCACCATTCAGGACGAACAGGTGATGCGCAAAGTACGAAAGCTGGCCGCTCAGTTTGAAGAGCGAGAAAAGAAAGCGTCTATTAATAGAGCTCAAACTGCAGAAAAAGCCACCGACCGAGCCACTAATTTCATCACAATCACCTGGTTTATCACTCTGGGAATATTTGCGTTTCTACTTTTTATCATCTTCAATGACATTGCCAGAAATCAAAAAAATAAGGATCGTCTGCGAAAGGCTAAGGATAATGCTGAAAAGCTGGCCAGAGTAAAAGAAGAGTTTTTATCTAATATGAGTCATGAGATAAGAACGCCTCTCAACTCTATTATAGGTTTTACTGAGCAGCTGGCCAGCACACCACTACAAAAGGACCAACATCAATACCTAAACAGCATTCAAAGATCTGGCAGCCACCTGCTAAGATTGATTAATGACATTTTAGATTACGCCAAGCTAGAGTCTGGCAAGCTTTCCATGGAGAGCATAGGCTTTAGAATGAGAGAAAGCATTGCGAATATCATTGCCTCATTCGAAGTACAGCTAGCCAAAAAACAGCTCCAGATCAACAGTGTGATCGATCCTGAAATACCTGAAATACTCGTGGGTGACCCTGTTCGCTTTGAGCAAATACTTATTAATCTGGTAAGTAACGCCATCAAATTTACAGAAGATGGGCAGATAGATATTGAGATAAAACATTTGAGCACCGAGGAGAATGTTTGCTTTATTGAGTTAATGGTTAAGGACTCCGGTATTGGCATTCCAGAACATAAGCTGGGCTCGATTTTCAAAGATTTCTCTCAGGTAGACAGCAGCGTTACCCGAAAGTATGGTGGCACAGGACTTGGTCTTTCTATCGTTAAGAAAATCATTAAACAAATAGGTGGAGATATAAGCGTAAGAAGCAAAGTAGGCGAAGGCACTTCTTTTATCATCCATCTTAATTATAAGGTAGGCACCAGTCAGGATCTAAGCCATACCAAGAAATCTAACTTGGATACTTCAGCAGTACGAGGCTGCAAAATCATGGTGGTAGATGATCAGGAATACAACCTGGAACTGATCAGTGTAATTTTTGACAAATGGCAAATACAAGGAACATTACTGAATTCA
This genomic interval carries:
- a CDS encoding M42 family metallopeptidase; translated protein: MSVDVELLKKICEAPGAPGYESRIRNLVIEQVTPLVDSVEVDNLGNVIALKKGTSSDKKAMVAAHMDEIGFIVTHIDDEGFVRFTTLGGFDPKTLTAQRVIIHGKEDVIGVMGTKPIHVMEPEERTKMPKIKDFYIDLGMGKEEVQKVVSVGNPITRERGLIEMGNCVNCKSLDNRVSVYILIETLKKLKDCPYDVYGVFTVQEEVGLRGANVAAHTIDPDFGFGLDTTIAYDLPGASSHEKITSLGKGTAIKILDAMTICDYRMVDYMKKTADENGIQWQTEVLTAGGTDTAGLQRMGKRGAISGAVSVPTRHLHQVIEMTHKKDIDSSVDLLTACLQSLDKYDWSHK
- a CDS encoding 4Fe-4S binding protein, which gives rise to MAIYITDECINCGACEPECPNTAIYEGGATWAWSDGTELTSVELEDGTEVPGDEPQEPFSEEFFYIVSGKCTECVGFHEEPQCAAVCPVDCCVPDPDYVEEQDELAQKQEWLHAS
- a CDS encoding trans-sulfuration enzyme family protein encodes the protein MSKYKHFETQAIRNQSEQSPHNEHSTPIYMTSSFTFNSAEHAKALFDEEVEGNIYTRYSNPNNNEFIDKLCILEGTEDGISTASGMAAMFCSMAALLESGDHVLASRSVFGSTHQIFTQIFPKWGITHSYADINNPDEWEAKINKNTKMIFAETPSNPALDIIDLEWLGQLANKHNLILNIDNCFATPYLQQPAKFGAHIVTHSATKFMDGQGRTIGGAILGDAEIIEKIRFFARHSGPSLSPFNGWILSKSLETLAVRMDRHCENAQKIAEYLEGHKELELVKYPFLKSHPKYELAKKQMKLGGGIVTFEVKGGIDRGRKFLNGLQMLSLSANLGDSRTIATHPASTTHSKLTDEERANVGITPGLVRIAAGLENVNDIIEDIENALTASK
- a CDS encoding nitrite reductase, with the translated sequence MSVTLNENISQLAQKDIRELETKIEAFKTGQIDEERFKAFRLARGVYGQRQLGVQMFRIKLPYGKLTGEQLVRIADLSEQYTNGNLHATTRQNIQLHYVHLDDTPEMWAKLEETGVTTKEACGNTVRTVTASDIAGIDPNEPFDVSPYAEAVTQYFLRNPINQEMGRKIKMAFSSSEKDSAFTYIHDFGFIPKIENGQRGFKVVIGGGLGAQPFIAETAYEFLPEDKIIPFIEAGLRVFDRYGEREKRFKARMKFLIEEKRGLGVAKFMELVNDVQKSLANHSVPVELAEELQAAPAPKDLPEFAAADERLYQEWLDTNVFEQKQKGFYAIKIKLPLGNISSEKARKLVALTEGYVADDYRISISQGIILKFARPESLPYIYHVLSTLDLAQPGSDTIIDITACPGTDTCNLGVTNSTAISEILEDMIYKEFNHLVKDSDIHIKISGCMNSCGQHMIANIGFHGSSIKNGNLVIPALQTVIGGGVDASGKGFVADKVIKLPTKRIPDAMRTLLTDYEDNGKDTEYYNDYYIRQGKKYFYDLLKPFANLETITEDDYKDWGETETFVPEIGTGECAGVTYDMVGTIINDAKEKLALGKEAFEAGYFADSIYHSYSTQVIGAKALLLSKDVKCNTHIGIIKDFDTYFYENGEVKLNSTFEAQVLKINNNEPTKEFAKSYLAEADEFFQQVLDIRKQQIEAGNLDKEVLNPYRA
- the cobA gene encoding uroporphyrinogen-III C-methyltransferase, whose amino-acid sequence is MRNQGKLTLVGAGPGDPDLITIKGAKAIASADVILYDALVNKELLQYAVKSCEKIHVGKRAGKHSSTQDEINQLIVEHALQGKHVVRLKGGDPFIFARGKEELDFAESFGIKTDVVIGISSINLPGYYGIPLTTRGVNESFWVVTATTRNGELSKDAHLAAQSSATVVFFMGLRKLKEIVALYSAFGKEHLPVAIISQGSLPEGHVVEGTIETIVSKSENIPAPALIVVGESVGEYLNTYQPVHIQNRA
- a CDS encoding precorrin-2 dehydrogenase/sirohydrochlorin ferrochelatase family protein, with the translated sequence MSTNTLFPIFLKIDQIHTLLVGGGAVGLEKLGALLKNNPDAWVKLVATEINEEIKEIAKSKPNIELIERPFQPEDLDGDIQLLILATDIREINAEIYKMAKIKGILTNVADTPDLCDFYLGSTVTKGDLKVGISTNGKSPTFAKRFREVLEDILPDETNSLIQNLHEIRNKLSVGFSEKVKILNERTKELVSSKGSDK
- a CDS encoding phosphoadenylyl-sulfate reductase; the protein is MSAQKNWYPQKDLTNSLTDSDLTYAKLSPLERMEKFFKDYDPEEILITSSFGSSSAILLHLIHKVRPEQPIHFIDTSYHFKETVDYKNQLQELLNLNIIEVSAQENKNQFTKENQTYLQNQDLCCFINKVEPLNRIKAQHSFWVSGLMAHQNANRQSLNIFEQKQDIIKFYPMLDMTAEDVDLYKLIYELPSHPLVEKGYDSVGCSHCTKKGKGRDGRWANLNKTECGLHV
- a CDS encoding ATP-binding protein, which gives rise to MKGKIILVFVFALIALTLVGFVGRNTLTQLIISIKKESSPNVKLAYLEDILSDLSNAESSVRTYTITQNSENLIPFYESAASFDNNMKNLYSAIKSKEQMKLADSIESLIGEKYLIMKQLIDIKKDQDTDKVLQRVLANIELLRDRDSVPEMISIDDYDLSDVGYDRIKKVDIPETPEPAENRSWFQRLFGKNSPNDEKEDEDIETTIAAKPKNSPDTVYKKVEAPITKNTGKDISSKDIGNLISQIGREENQNLQAIKAQELKLTIQDEQVMRKVRKLAAQFEEREKKASINRAQTAEKATDRATNFITITWFITLGIFAFLLFIIFNDIARNQKNKDRLRKAKDNAEKLARVKEEFLSNMSHEIRTPLNSIIGFTEQLASTPLQKDQHQYLNSIQRSGSHLLRLINDILDYAKLESGKLSMESIGFRMRESIANIIASFEVQLAKKQLQINSVIDPEIPEILVGDPVRFEQILINLVSNAIKFTEDGQIDIEIKHLSTEENVCFIELMVKDSGIGIPEHKLGSIFKDFSQVDSSVTRKYGGTGLGLSIVKKIIKQIGGDISVRSKVGEGTSFIIHLNYKVGTSQDLSHTKKSNLDTSAVRGCKIMVVDDQEYNLELISVIFDKWQIQGTLLNSGKDAIEAFKQDKFDLIFMDMQMPEMSGVEAVRKIRSIETGERTTIIALTAATSQEEANECLQAGMDDCLLKPFTQKELYNTIVAVLGTGDKATADDNENSAETKGTNSLDLTDLYELADGDPNFVVNMLEIYIKNFSADLEQMESAVAQQDIKKAGSKAHKMIPPTRHLGFQELVTILKKIETKSENEENFNEIQRLLEEVKSLYQVILPHIKSEIAKQKESEPLA